The Desmonostoc muscorum LEGE 12446 genome includes a region encoding these proteins:
- a CDS encoding glucosamine inositolphosphorylceramide transferase family protein, with the protein MYKNSNLNSISQVFDRVSRVNNRYLAGIKNIAKIFITRRSEWSIGIYTGESPFDFVCPDTIINPVLTAKDITDVPAHFVADPFMVSEGGMWYMFFEVLNGLQNKGVIGLATSNDAYKWNYQQIVLDEPFHLSYPYVFKYQNDYYLIPETSEASSIRLYKAVNFPTKWSYVKTLLAQSDFVDPSIFQHNNLWWLLTATSEARNTLRLYYSQDLMDGWIEHPKSPVIQGNKNIARPAGRVIVFDGKIVRYTQDCERIYGHQVRAFEITELTEINYQEKEVKTNSVIKASGVGWNQIGMHHIDAHQIDQDKWIACVDGKRYRLVFDPRFNNN; encoded by the coding sequence ATGTACAAAAATTCTAATCTCAACAGTATTTCACAGGTATTCGATAGAGTATCTAGGGTTAATAATAGATATTTGGCTGGGATTAAAAACATAGCCAAGATTTTTATCACAAGAAGAAGTGAGTGGTCAATTGGAATTTATACAGGCGAATCTCCTTTTGATTTTGTTTGTCCAGACACAATTATTAATCCAGTTTTGACTGCCAAGGATATAACAGATGTTCCAGCGCACTTTGTTGCTGATCCATTTATGGTTAGTGAAGGCGGCATGTGGTATATGTTTTTTGAAGTCTTGAATGGTCTACAAAATAAAGGAGTAATAGGACTAGCAACTAGCAATGATGCATACAAATGGAATTACCAACAAATTGTACTTGATGAACCATTTCATTTATCTTATCCATATGTATTCAAATATCAAAATGACTATTATTTGATTCCAGAAACTTCTGAAGCTAGTTCTATTCGTTTATATAAAGCAGTTAATTTCCCCACAAAATGGTCTTATGTCAAAACTTTACTTGCTCAAAGTGATTTTGTAGATCCTAGTATTTTTCAACACAATAATCTTTGGTGGCTGTTAACTGCAACATCAGAAGCAAGAAATACATTACGTCTTTATTATTCTCAAGATTTAATGGATGGTTGGATTGAACATCCGAAAAGCCCAGTGATTCAAGGAAATAAAAACATAGCAAGACCAGCGGGTAGGGTTATAGTATTCGATGGCAAAATTGTTAGATATACCCAGGATTGTGAGCGGATATATGGTCATCAAGTTAGAGCTTTTGAAATAACTGAATTGACAGAAATAAATTATCAAGAAAAAGAAGTCAAAACTAATTCAGTTATTAAAGCAAGTGGAGTGGGTTGGAATCAAATAGGTATGCACCATATTGATGCCCACCAAATTGATCAAGATAAATGGATTGCATGTGTGGACGGAAAGCGTTATCGATTAGTTTTTGACCCAAGATTCAATAACAATTGA
- a CDS encoding phospholipid-binding protein yields the protein MSWLKRLFGMEKPQNAEVNPTAQAIPQTPSPTAAPTATQSIPPERLGLNGEYDQSGLAKRVALAFDQDAELDDVNTLWVAQTGSTVVLKGKVPSQEILTRMISVARTVNGATNVDSSQTTVG from the coding sequence ATGTCTTGGTTAAAAAGACTATTTGGAATGGAAAAACCTCAAAATGCCGAAGTAAATCCTACCGCCCAGGCAATACCCCAAACTCCTAGTCCTACTGCTGCGCCTACCGCTACACAATCAATACCGCCAGAACGTCTAGGATTAAATGGAGAATATGACCAGAGTGGTTTAGCAAAGCGGGTAGCATTGGCATTCGACCAAGATGCCGAACTAGATGATGTTAATACTCTTTGGGTTGCTCAAACAGGTAGCACTGTAGTGCTAAAAGGTAAAGTTCCCAGCCAAGAAATTCTCACCAGAATGATTTCTGTAGCCCGTACTGTGAATGGTGCTACAAATGTTGACAGCAGCCAAACTACCGTCGGATAA
- a CDS encoding AAA family ATPase, with product MSIDLRAFFQATDPSRTLFVNNLSDVKYYIDFSSVRGGDIIGKLKQKITFFKPDEPTCTLFTGHIGCGKSTELLKLQGELEKLGFHVVYFESSEDLEMTDVDIADVLLAIARRVSQSLDKITLETPNKFNELLQGAWNVLNSEVTGAKIKVGGVDVGVTSDKEKLSLAFGIGEITTKMKSDPTLRTKLNQYLAPRKANLLEAINRELLEPAIAKLKQQGKNGLVVIVDNLDRIDNRVKAWGRPQQEYLFVDQGEFLTKLNCHLIYTMPLALKFSNDYGMLTQRFPEDPKVLPMVPVQWPDGSVHEEGMRLMKKMVLARAFPDFQTDERLNKITEIFDSSAALDRLCRLSGGHVRDLLRLLNTWIMEEMALPLSRETLDQVVRARRNEMIMPISDDEWQLLRHVKQNKKVSDDQGYQKLIRSRFVFEYRDSGESWFDVNPILAEARELQ from the coding sequence ATGTCCATAGATTTACGAGCATTTTTTCAGGCTACTGACCCCAGTCGAACCCTGTTCGTCAATAATCTGTCAGATGTGAAATACTACATTGACTTTTCTTCGGTGCGAGGCGGAGATATTATCGGCAAGCTGAAGCAAAAAATTACTTTTTTCAAGCCAGATGAACCTACCTGCACACTATTTACTGGGCATATTGGCTGTGGAAAATCGACGGAACTATTAAAGCTACAGGGAGAACTGGAAAAATTAGGCTTTCATGTGGTGTATTTTGAATCTAGCGAAGACTTGGAAATGACTGATGTGGATATTGCTGATGTGTTGTTAGCGATCGCTCGTCGCGTCAGTCAAAGTCTGGATAAAATTACACTGGAGACACCCAACAAATTTAATGAGTTACTGCAAGGTGCTTGGAACGTCTTAAATTCTGAAGTCACAGGGGCAAAAATTAAGGTGGGTGGTGTTGATGTTGGTGTCACTAGCGACAAAGAAAAGTTGTCTCTAGCTTTTGGTATTGGCGAAATCACTACAAAGATGAAAAGTGACCCGACGCTACGGACAAAACTCAATCAGTATTTAGCGCCGCGAAAAGCTAACTTGCTAGAAGCGATTAATCGGGAATTATTGGAACCTGCGATCGCTAAACTCAAACAGCAAGGTAAAAATGGTTTAGTGGTAATTGTCGATAATCTCGACCGTATCGATAATCGTGTTAAAGCTTGGGGTCGTCCACAGCAGGAATATTTATTTGTAGACCAGGGTGAATTTTTGACAAAACTCAATTGTCATTTAATTTATACCATGCCTTTAGCTCTGAAGTTTTCCAACGATTACGGAATGCTTACCCAGCGATTCCCAGAAGACCCCAAAGTATTGCCAATGGTGCCAGTACAATGGCCAGATGGCAGCGTTCATGAAGAAGGAATGAGACTAATGAAAAAGATGGTGCTAGCAAGAGCCTTTCCTGACTTCCAAACAGATGAACGCTTAAATAAAATTACTGAAATTTTTGATAGTAGCGCCGCCCTAGACCGGTTATGTAGATTGAGTGGCGGTCATGTGCGAGACTTGCTCAGACTCCTGAATACTTGGATTATGGAAGAAATGGCGCTTCCCCTCTCCCGTGAGACTTTAGACCAAGTTGTTCGCGCCCGTCGCAATGAAATGATTATGCCAATTTCCGATGACGAGTGGCAACTGCTACGACACGTCAAGCAAAACAAAAAAGTCAGCGATGACCAAGGATACCAAAAGTTGATTCGTAGTCGCTTTGTCTTTGAATATCGAGATAGCGGCGAATCTTGGTTTGATGTGAATCCAATTTTGGCTGAGGCGAGGGAGTTGCAGTGA
- a CDS encoding polysaccharide biosynthesis protein, which produces MNLLLLLVSNWLPQKLISKLLKNLLNIRNRHLFIFDILVFLITTFLALNLGLDGKFFIEEYKSQLGIATILFLSVKLTVLWNFSFYKVYWRYASIEELLYITILMGIAVLIQAVFFDAMGFIAYLGLDILPRSLPLIDGLLSCIFIGGLRFSIRIVERISQQRAVFNPQERVLIVGAGNAGISLVQEMQRNPQLGFHPVAFIDDDPHKFRAYIRGIPVVGDRYQIPDVLKSLQIHKVIIAMPTVTGGVIREIVDICKATGTQTSTLPGIHEILNGRVRVDSIRDVRIEDLLRREPVQIDFEKVYQFLKGKTVLITGSGGSIGSELCRQIFKCNPAQMILMGHGENSVFNIQQELEQLVQVLENEGKSSINTPHISTFIADIRFKFRLEHAFEIFQPDVIFHAAAHKHVPLMELNPVEAITNNVMGTKNLLELALKYDVKHFVMISTDKAVNPTNVMGASKRVAEMLVLQAAKESGNPYVTVRFGNVLGSRGSVVPTFKKQIAAGGPVTVTHPDIRRYFMTIPEAVQLVLQAAVLGRGGEVLMLNMGKPVKIVDLAKELIRLSGYEINQDIEIVFTGLRPGEKLFEELFIPGEEYEPTEHEKLLVVKNASGMIPENLDVTVATLCQAAVKNDINFILFLLEQLVPGYKPKHLDTYMTANTSSNSSLRVKPNMNMLAQAKS; this is translated from the coding sequence ATGAATTTATTATTGTTACTTGTTTCCAATTGGCTGCCTCAAAAATTAATTAGTAAGTTATTAAAAAATTTGCTAAATATCAGAAATAGACATTTGTTTATTTTTGATATTCTTGTTTTTTTGATAACAACTTTTTTAGCTCTGAATCTAGGTTTAGACGGAAAATTTTTTATCGAAGAATATAAATCACAATTAGGAATTGCAACAATACTTTTTTTATCAGTCAAACTGACTGTATTGTGGAATTTTAGTTTTTATAAGGTTTACTGGCGCTATGCGAGTATTGAAGAACTTTTATATATAACTATACTCATGGGTATTGCGGTATTAATCCAAGCAGTATTCTTTGATGCTATGGGATTTATAGCATATTTAGGATTGGATATACTGCCGCGATCGCTCCCATTAATCGATGGGTTACTTTCGTGTATTTTCATTGGGGGACTGCGTTTTAGTATTCGGATTGTAGAAAGAATTAGTCAGCAACGTGCAGTATTTAACCCACAAGAACGTGTATTAATAGTTGGTGCTGGTAATGCTGGAATTTCTTTGGTACAGGAAATGCAAAGAAATCCACAATTAGGGTTTCATCCTGTGGCTTTTATTGACGACGATCCTCATAAATTTCGAGCATACATACGTGGGATTCCTGTAGTTGGCGATCGCTACCAAATTCCTGATGTTTTAAAATCTCTCCAAATCCACAAAGTTATCATTGCTATGCCGACAGTTACAGGTGGAGTTATTCGAGAAATCGTAGATATTTGCAAAGCAACTGGAACTCAAACTAGCACTTTACCAGGCATACATGAAATCCTCAATGGTCGTGTGCGAGTTGACAGCATTCGGGATGTACGAATTGAAGATTTACTCAGACGTGAACCTGTACAAATAGATTTTGAAAAAGTTTACCAATTTCTCAAAGGCAAAACAGTATTGATCACAGGTTCAGGTGGCTCAATTGGTAGCGAACTATGCCGTCAAATTTTTAAATGTAATCCTGCCCAAATGATACTTATGGGACATGGAGAAAACTCTGTATTCAATATTCAACAAGAATTAGAACAACTTGTGCAAGTACTCGAAAATGAGGGCAAATCATCAATCAACACTCCTCATATTTCTACCTTTATTGCTGATATTCGCTTCAAGTTTCGATTAGAACATGCATTTGAAATCTTTCAACCTGATGTAATTTTTCATGCTGCGGCTCATAAACATGTCCCACTCATGGAATTAAATCCAGTAGAAGCAATCACGAACAATGTAATGGGAACAAAAAATTTACTAGAACTAGCCTTGAAATATGATGTGAAACATTTCGTGATGATTTCCACAGACAAAGCAGTTAATCCTACCAATGTGATGGGTGCTAGTAAAAGAGTTGCTGAAATGTTGGTGCTGCAAGCTGCAAAGGAAAGTGGCAATCCTTATGTCACCGTGCGATTTGGCAACGTTTTAGGCAGTCGAGGTAGTGTAGTTCCCACTTTTAAAAAACAAATTGCAGCAGGCGGACCAGTAACCGTTACTCATCCAGATATTCGTCGTTATTTCATGACTATTCCCGAAGCAGTTCAACTCGTTTTGCAGGCTGCGGTACTTGGCCGTGGTGGTGAAGTTTTAATGCTAAATATGGGGAAACCTGTAAAAATTGTTGACTTGGCTAAGGAATTAATTCGCCTTTCCGGATACGAAATTAACCAAGATATAGAGATTGTGTTTACTGGTTTGCGTCCAGGAGAAAAGTTATTTGAGGAATTATTTATTCCCGGCGAAGAATATGAACCAACTGAACACGAAAAACTGTTAGTAGTAAAAAATGCTAGTGGGATGATTCCAGAAAATTTGGATGTTACTGTAGCAACTTTGTGTCAAGCAGCAGTGAAAAATGATATTAACTTTATTCTGTTTTTACTTGAACAATTAGTACCAGGATATAAACCCAAACACTTAGATACTTATATGACAGCAAATACTTCTAGCAATTCTTCGCTTAGAGTCAAGCCGAACATGAATATGCTGGCACAGGCAAAATCTTAA
- the ilvN gene encoding acetolactate synthase small subunit, with translation MKHTLSVLVEDEAGVLSRISGLFARRGFNIESLAVGPAEQGGVSRITMVVPGDDRVIEQLTKQLYKLVNVLKVQDITETPCVERELMLLKVNATSSNRSEVIELSQIFRARVVDVAEDSLTLEVVGDPGKMVAIVQVLQKFGLREIARTGKIALTRESGVNTELLKSLEAKV, from the coding sequence ATGAAACATACTCTTTCAGTTCTCGTAGAAGATGAGGCGGGTGTTCTGTCCCGCATTTCTGGTTTGTTTGCGCGTCGTGGTTTTAATATTGAAAGCCTTGCTGTTGGCCCGGCTGAACAGGGAGGAGTCTCACGAATTACGATGGTTGTACCCGGTGACGATCGCGTGATCGAACAACTCACCAAGCAATTATACAAGTTAGTCAATGTCCTCAAAGTACAGGATATTACTGAAACTCCTTGTGTAGAGCGAGAATTGATGCTGTTAAAGGTGAATGCTACCAGCAGCAATCGTTCTGAAGTTATCGAACTGTCTCAGATTTTCCGGGCACGAGTCGTAGATGTGGCGGAAGATTCTCTGACTTTAGAAGTTGTGGGAGATCCAGGTAAGATGGTAGCGATCGTGCAAGTTTTACAAAAATTTGGTCTCAGAGAAATCGCCCGCACTGGCAAAATTGCCCTAACTCGTGAATCGGGTGTGAATACCGAATTACTAAAATCTTTGGAAGCAAAGGTTTAG
- a CDS encoding ATP-binding protein yields MTDSQPPEDNLVNNDVYDGLRLRSVAQLAWAIESSVGQFKLILARCNYGSLRDRLIQKLQEICQVEIRLLVMQQSHRTLYTAIREDFGENLPACVMVVGLETVQNLAVMLTSANQVREEFRKNFAFPLVLWIDDEIYKQLMQLAPDLESWATTRNFAIAQDDLINLLQQIAEQYFNNTLNLTLDDYGVLETELAAAQRDLPGELQDSHPELKANFSSLLGLAKQVNNKIDIALEHYQVALALFRQINYTKQQIKILGDITFCYYLKAFKNQDINHPNWNNTRHYLQKYINSIGENKRLIANFFFKFGVVLRDLQAWEHLKNLAEQVLEIHRADNQLIELAKDYGFLAEVALIEKSWLEANQFAQQAIKIVEGHSTSVLISNDLSLYRFLLARSQYHLGAYQEAIRNLETAKNIGNPQIDLRLYLKILSHLQKLYFEQKAYLAAYEMKQQQRSVEQQFGLRAFIGAGRLQATKQLGATGLAPLRVNTKDSIAPEIAASGRQLDVERLIERIGRPDKKLIVIHGQSGVGKSSLVNAGLVPALKNQAIGIQDNLPVGMRVYTNWVEELGQLLGRDEEDEGDEGDEGELELQVLTSKLGTSSSEPQRSSSEPQNPHSPRLPHSLLSQLRENEQRNLRTVLIFDQFEEFFFIYTEPAQRKQFFEFLGECLNVPSLKVILSLRVDYIHYLLECNDLPSLEIISNDILSNNVLYKLGNFSPDDAKSIIQRLTENTSFRLEPALVEQLVQELAEELGEVRPIELQVMGAQLQTENITTLAEYRQRGTKDELVKRYLNEVVNDCGEENQQTADILLYLLTDEKGTRPLKTRAELERDLMPYFSEIPPTPLFKGRAVSFPKEL; encoded by the coding sequence ATGACAGACTCGCAACCACCAGAAGATAATCTTGTAAACAACGATGTCTACGACGGGCTACGCCTACGCTCTGTTGCACAATTAGCTTGGGCGATCGAATCCTCTGTGGGACAGTTTAAGCTGATTTTGGCACGGTGTAATTATGGTAGCTTGCGCGATCGCCTGATCCAAAAATTGCAGGAAATTTGTCAAGTTGAAATTCGGCTGTTGGTGATGCAGCAATCTCACAGAACTCTTTATACAGCCATTCGGGAGGATTTTGGCGAGAACCTACCAGCCTGCGTGATGGTTGTCGGTTTAGAGACAGTACAGAATTTAGCTGTGATGTTGACTTCTGCTAATCAGGTGCGGGAGGAGTTTCGCAAGAATTTTGCTTTTCCTTTGGTGTTGTGGATTGATGATGAAATCTACAAACAATTGATGCAACTGGCTCCAGATTTGGAGAGTTGGGCTACTACAAGGAATTTTGCGATCGCTCAAGATGATTTGATCAACTTACTACAACAAATTGCCGAACAATACTTTAACAATACCCTCAACTTAACTTTAGATGATTATGGAGTTTTAGAAACAGAATTAGCAGCGGCTCAGAGAGATTTACCAGGTGAATTACAGGATTCTCATCCAGAACTGAAAGCTAATTTCTCATCTTTGTTAGGCTTGGCAAAACAAGTTAATAATAAAATCGATATCGCCTTAGAACATTATCAAGTTGCTTTAGCGCTTTTTCGGCAAATTAATTATACAAAACAACAAATCAAAATCCTTGGTGATATTACTTTTTGCTATTATCTCAAAGCTTTTAAAAATCAAGATATTAATCATCCAAATTGGAATAACACTCGGCATTATCTTCAAAAATATATCAATTCGATTGGGGAAAACAAACGATTAATTGCAAATTTTTTCTTTAAATTTGGTGTTGTTTTGCGTGATTTACAAGCATGGGAACACTTAAAAAATCTTGCTGAACAAGTATTAGAAATACATCGTGCTGATAATCAACTAATAGAATTAGCAAAGGATTACGGTTTTTTAGCTGAGGTGGCTTTAATTGAAAAATCCTGGTTAGAAGCCAATCAATTTGCACAGCAAGCCATAAAGATTGTAGAGGGACACAGCACCAGTGTCCTCATATCAAATGATTTGAGCCTCTATCGATTTCTTTTGGCTCGTTCTCAATATCATTTAGGCGCTTATCAAGAGGCAATTCGTAACTTAGAAACTGCAAAAAATATCGGCAACCCCCAGATAGATTTAAGGCTTTATCTCAAGATTCTCAGTCATTTGCAAAAGCTTTACTTTGAGCAAAAAGCATATCTGGCAGCCTATGAAATGAAACAGCAACAGCGTTCCGTGGAACAGCAATTTGGTTTGCGGGCGTTTATTGGTGCTGGGAGATTACAGGCGACAAAACAATTAGGAGCAACAGGACTTGCACCCTTGCGCGTTAATACTAAAGATAGTATTGCCCCAGAAATTGCTGCATCTGGTCGTCAATTGGATGTAGAACGCTTAATTGAACGCATTGGCCGCCCAGATAAAAAGTTGATCGTAATTCATGGACAATCAGGTGTAGGTAAAAGTTCGCTAGTGAATGCCGGACTGGTGCCAGCTTTAAAGAATCAAGCGATCGGTATTCAAGATAATTTACCTGTAGGGATGCGCGTTTACACCAACTGGGTGGAGGAGTTGGGGCAGCTTTTGGGGAGAGATGAGGAGGATGAGGGAGATGAGGGGGATGAGGGAGAGTTAGAACTTCAAGTTTTGACTTCAAAACTCGGAACTTCGAGTTCAGAACCTCAACGTTCTAGTTCAGAACCTCAAAATCCCCACTCCCCGCGTCTCCCCCACTCCCTCCTCTCCCAACTCCGCGAAAACGAACAGCGTAACCTCCGCACGGTGCTAATTTTTGATCAATTTGAGGAATTTTTCTTTATTTACACCGAACCAGCGCAAAGGAAGCAGTTTTTTGAGTTTCTGGGAGAATGTTTGAATGTTCCATCGCTGAAAGTTATCTTATCGCTGCGGGTGGATTATATCCATTACTTACTGGAGTGCAATGATTTGCCCAGCCTGGAGATTATTAGCAATGACATTCTCAGTAATAATGTGCTGTACAAGTTGGGGAACTTCTCGCCTGATGATGCGAAGTCAATTATCCAGCGTTTAACTGAAAATACTAGTTTTCGGTTGGAACCTGCTTTAGTTGAACAACTGGTGCAGGAATTAGCCGAAGAATTGGGTGAAGTGCGTCCCATTGAGTTGCAGGTTATGGGGGCGCAACTGCAAACGGAGAATATTACAACTCTGGCAGAATATCGGCAGCGTGGCACTAAAGACGAATTGGTTAAGCGTTATTTAAATGAAGTTGTTAATGATTGTGGTGAAGAAAATCAGCAAACAGCAGACATATTACTGTATTTGCTGACCGATGAAAAAGGAACTCGTCCTCTGAAGACTCGCGCTGAGTTAGAACGCGATTTGATGCCGTACTTCTCGGAGATCCCCCCAACCCCCCTTTTTAAGGGCAGGGCTGTTTCATTCCCCAAAGAGCTTTAA
- the murJ gene encoding murein biosynthesis integral membrane protein MurJ, with the protein MQSLVDYWKKLTSGSINRQIFGAAMIVGLLTALVKVAAVGKELVVAQRFGTGDDIDAFLIALLIPSFIINVVAGSFNTALIPTYMQVREHEGTKAAQKLFCGATISGLGLLVITTILMVVLAPLYLPRIAAGFSSEKLDLTFHLLCAIAPFILLSGIIVIWGAVLNAGERFALAAFSPIITPTVTVVLLLTLQSWGIFALAAGLVCGAVLEIVILGIGLHRQGASWLPKWYGFDTNLHQVVRQYFPMIAGGLLMCSTNLVDQSMAAMLLPGSVAALNYGNKVIAFPMSLATTALSTAVIPYFSKMIAANHWTETHRTLKRYIQIIFVTTTLLSAFLFIFSESIVRILFQRGSFTATDTHLVAQIQNCFALQIPFHVAGILVVRLISAMQANHILMWASAYNLINNIVLNYLFIHYFGVTGIALSTACVSALAFLFLLYFANKKLKKNSATLVT; encoded by the coding sequence ATGCAAAGCTTAGTTGATTACTGGAAGAAGCTGACAAGTGGCTCTATCAATCGCCAAATTTTTGGTGCCGCGATGATAGTTGGTTTATTGACAGCATTGGTTAAAGTCGCGGCTGTTGGTAAAGAATTGGTGGTTGCTCAGAGGTTTGGCACTGGAGATGACATAGATGCGTTTTTAATTGCTTTGCTGATTCCTTCTTTTATTATTAATGTCGTCGCTGGTTCTTTTAATACTGCTCTCATACCTACTTATATGCAGGTAAGAGAGCATGAAGGTACAAAAGCTGCTCAAAAGCTTTTTTGTGGAGCCACAATTAGCGGCTTGGGATTGCTAGTAATTACAACAATATTGATGGTAGTTCTAGCACCTTTGTATTTACCACGAATTGCGGCTGGATTTAGTTCGGAAAAGCTAGATCTGACTTTTCATTTGCTTTGCGCGATCGCACCTTTTATTCTCTTAAGTGGGATCATTGTTATCTGGGGTGCTGTATTGAATGCAGGGGAGCGTTTTGCTTTAGCAGCATTCTCACCAATTATTACTCCGACTGTTACCGTCGTATTACTTTTAACTCTCCAATCCTGGGGTATTTTCGCTTTAGCCGCTGGTTTAGTCTGCGGTGCAGTACTAGAAATAGTTATTTTAGGAATAGGATTGCACCGACAAGGCGCTTCATGGCTTCCTAAATGGTATGGATTTGATACTAATCTGCATCAAGTTGTTCGTCAATATTTCCCCATGATTGCAGGGGGACTTTTAATGTGTAGTACAAATTTAGTAGATCAATCTATGGCAGCAATGTTGTTACCTGGTAGTGTAGCAGCACTCAATTACGGTAACAAAGTAATTGCATTTCCGATGTCTCTAGCAACTACAGCATTGAGTACTGCCGTGATTCCCTATTTTTCCAAAATGATAGCTGCTAATCATTGGACAGAGACGCATCGCACACTTAAGCGATATATACAGATCATCTTTGTCACAACTACTCTACTGTCAGCATTTTTATTTATCTTTTCTGAATCTATAGTCCGAATACTATTTCAAAGAGGTTCATTTACCGCTACCGACACTCATTTAGTAGCTCAAATTCAAAATTGTTTTGCTCTCCAAATACCTTTTCATGTAGCAGGCATTTTAGTAGTCAGGTTAATTTCAGCAATGCAAGCTAATCATATATTGATGTGGGCTTCCGCCTATAATCTCATCAACAATATTGTTTTAAACTATTTATTTATCCATTATTTTGGCGTTACAGGTATCGCTCTCTCAACAGCCTGTGTTTCCGCCTTAGCATTCTTATTTTTATTATATTTTGCTAATAAAAAACTCAAAAAAAATTCTGCTACCCTAGTAACCTAA
- a CDS encoding alpha/beta fold hydrolase translates to MTTTLHWQERVGNQRDWVWRGWQTRYTYIRSAKNDEKTQPLILLHGFGASIGHWRHNLEVLAEHHTVYALDMLGFGASEKAAANYSVELWVEQVYDFWQTFIREPAILIGNSNGSLISLAAAAAHPDMVQGIVMMSLPDPSLEQEAIPPVLRPLVRGIKNIVASPLILKPVFNFVRRPGVLRRWASLAYANPEAITDELIEILAGPPQDRGSARAFSALFKATIGINFSPNVKAVLPTLTIPMLLIWGQKDRFVPPALASQFAQYNERLEVLNLENVGHCPHDECPEQVNQAILDWIERN, encoded by the coding sequence GTGACCACTACACTACACTGGCAAGAGAGAGTTGGTAATCAAAGAGATTGGGTTTGGCGAGGCTGGCAAACTCGCTATACTTATATTCGCTCTGCCAAAAATGACGAAAAGACACAACCTCTAATTCTGTTACATGGCTTTGGCGCTTCCATTGGTCATTGGCGACATAATTTAGAGGTGTTGGCTGAACATCACACAGTTTATGCGCTAGATATGCTAGGTTTTGGCGCTTCGGAAAAAGCCGCAGCTAATTACAGCGTCGAACTCTGGGTAGAACAAGTTTACGATTTTTGGCAAACTTTTATCCGTGAACCAGCAATATTAATCGGCAATTCCAACGGTTCACTGATTTCTTTAGCCGCCGCCGCCGCTCATCCGGACATGGTACAGGGTATAGTGATGATGAGTTTACCCGATCCTTCACTGGAGCAAGAAGCAATTCCTCCTGTTCTGCGACCACTGGTCAGAGGAATTAAAAATATTGTCGCTTCGCCATTGATTCTCAAACCTGTATTTAACTTTGTCCGCAGACCTGGCGTGCTGCGTCGCTGGGCTAGTCTCGCCTACGCTAACCCAGAAGCAATCACCGATGAACTGATAGAAATTTTAGCTGGCCCTCCCCAAGACCGAGGTTCGGCGAGAGCTTTTAGTGCTTTGTTCAAAGCGACAATTGGAATTAATTTTAGTCCCAATGTCAAGGCAGTATTACCAACCTTAACAATTCCCATGCTGTTAATTTGGGGACAAAAAGATCGGTTTGTTCCGCCAGCTTTAGCTAGCCAATTTGCTCAATATAACGAGAGATTGGAAGTGCTGAATTTAGAAAATGTGGGTCATTGTCCCCATGATGAATGTCCCGAACAAGTGAACCAAGCGATTTTAGATTGGATTGAGAGGAATTAG